One genomic segment of Caldicellulosiruptoraceae bacterium PP1 includes these proteins:
- a CDS encoding nucleotidyltransferase domain-containing protein translates to MFPTPYEDINHLLNSLLSRIQNIFGTKFLGFYLYGSLVWGDFDKDISDIDLLAVFIFRCK, encoded by the coding sequence TTGTTCCCAACACCTTATGAAGATATAAACCATCTTCTAAACTCATTATTATCAAGAATTCAAAACATTTTTGGAACTAAGTTTTTGGGGTTTTACCTATATGGCTCATTAGTTTGGGGAGATTTTGATAAAGATATAAGCGATATTGATTTATTAGCTGTTTTTATCTTCAGATGTAAATGA
- the eutH gene encoding ethanolamine utilization protein EutH: protein MDYKSKIINEALCINLASVVGPQLAFLRLVDPPLISIFIINKFISGVISCIIILKFL from the coding sequence ATGGATTATAAATCAAAGATAATAAATGAAGCTTTATGTATTAACTTAGCATCTGTAGTTGGACCTCAGCTGGCCTTTTTAAGATTAGTAGATCCACCGTTAATAAGCATATTTATAATAAATAAATTTATTAGTGGAGTAATTTCATGTATTATAATATTAAAGTTTTTATGA